A section of the Alkalihalobacillus sp. LMS39 genome encodes:
- a CDS encoding aminoglycoside 6-adenylyltransferase, translated as MRNEQDMMDVILSTAKEDERIRAVYMNGSRTNPNVKKDIFQDYDIVFVVTETMSFIKDKTWIDRFGELIMMQEPDKNDFGVVQDIDFHKSYGFLMLFTDGNRIDLRLETIEVMAEKYKKEKLTLPLLDKDHLLPAISPPTDIDYYVKPPTKEEFDSYTNNFWWCLQNVAKGMWRDELPYAKLMFEYTTRDALDKIIAWWIGIQYEFQVSIGSLGKYVKNYLPKEYWNMYKGTYSNAEYDNMWESIFVTCGLFRTLAQDVAAHFNFTYPIEDDNNMMRYVKHVRDLPSDEKEIY; from the coding sequence TTGAGAAATGAGCAAGACATGATGGACGTAATCTTATCGACCGCTAAAGAGGACGAACGTATTCGAGCTGTATATATGAATGGTTCGAGAACAAATCCGAACGTAAAAAAAGATATATTTCAAGATTATGATATTGTTTTTGTCGTAACGGAAACGATGTCGTTTATAAAAGATAAAACGTGGATCGACCGTTTTGGTGAATTGATTATGATGCAGGAACCTGACAAAAATGATTTCGGGGTTGTACAAGACATCGATTTTCATAAATCATACGGATTTTTAATGCTTTTTACAGATGGGAATCGGATTGACCTTCGCCTCGAAACAATAGAAGTGATGGCAGAAAAGTACAAGAAAGAAAAATTGACTTTGCCGCTATTGGATAAAGATCATCTATTACCGGCGATTAGTCCGCCTACCGATATCGACTATTATGTGAAGCCACCTACAAAAGAGGAGTTTGATAGTTACACGAATAATTTCTGGTGGTGCTTACAAAATGTTGCAAAAGGAATGTGGCGTGATGAACTCCCGTATGCCAAACTCATGTTTGAATATACGACAAGAGATGCGTTAGATAAAATAATCGCTTGGTGGATTGGGATACAATATGAGTTTCAAGTTTCAATAGGAAGTCTAGGAAAGTATGTGAAAAACTATCTTCCAAAGGAATATTGGAACATGTATAAAGGCACGTATTCGAATGCAGAATATGATAATATGTGGGAATCTATTTTTGTTACGTGTGGGTTATTTAGAACATTGGCTCAAGATGTCGCAGCACATTTTAATTTCACGTACCCTATTGAAGATGACAATAATATGATGAGGTATGTTAAACATGTGAGAGATTTGCCTTCTGATGAAAAAGAAATATACTAA
- a CDS encoding DNA-binding protein encodes MNVTIGLISIGLGLALMGYFIGKGLQHFSRPETASKYNLLIKESDVPYYLNLSKGEVEDLLHKYPNVPRIELKGTTYYPYNQLMEWLSSNEFAD; translated from the coding sequence ATGAATGTAACAATTGGATTAATCTCAATAGGATTGGGTTTAGCTCTTATGGGTTATTTTATCGGGAAAGGCTTGCAGCATTTTAGCCGACCAGAAACGGCGAGCAAATACAATCTTTTAATTAAAGAAAGTGATGTACCGTATTACTTAAACTTATCAAAAGGCGAAGTGGAAGACTTACTACATAAATATCCGAATGTACCGAGAATCGAATTAAAAGGGACAACTTATTATCCGTACAACCAATTAATGGAATGGTTGTCATCTAACGAGTTTGCCGATTAA
- a CDS encoding YheC/YheD family protein, whose product MKVKWIKDNEEDNIYFPRSFLQTIQSQGKRMFYFGLWKKELTVNILTDLSEGMIGLSRNLKEEVFIPDLDYEISVDEKQVNVGPVIAYLVSNRFIQKLDVIKERIENAVPVKGLLILSTVSRINVEDETMEGYYFQPGSKKEESQWKEGNFKYPASIFKRVPVPSNIDEHLYEKTNGRIFNSNFFNKWEMWEWLHPDPVIRKHLPTTKEVNRIDDLYNMLDIYPAIYLKPKEGSGGKGIIQVKYDGQFYQISSKQEKHEKVENLEGHRKIKKIMKKKSKYMIQQGVPLTHDSRNVDFRLYMQKDETQQWKCSGFIARFAVPGSVTTNMRYLDYLMEGSEALRKLFRLDEKEITELEQKIETICLRACQLLDKQGCFGDIAIDFILDQNQHLWILEMNKRYGYKSLSLIGNSEFHNKIISNPFLFAYSLAGFKAENKEASHSEKEKGKRDNIGLKEKVLKSNK is encoded by the coding sequence TTGAAAGTTAAATGGATTAAAGATAACGAAGAAGATAACATTTATTTTCCGAGGAGCTTCTTGCAAACGATCCAGTCACAAGGAAAAAGAATGTTTTATTTTGGTTTATGGAAAAAAGAACTTACCGTCAATATTCTAACAGATTTATCAGAAGGGATGATCGGGCTTTCTCGTAATTTAAAAGAGGAAGTATTTATCCCAGATCTTGATTACGAGATATCGGTAGATGAAAAACAGGTAAATGTTGGACCGGTCATAGCTTATTTAGTCTCAAATCGGTTTATTCAAAAACTTGATGTCATTAAAGAACGAATCGAAAATGCGGTACCGGTGAAAGGGTTACTCATTTTAAGCACAGTGTCTAGAATCAATGTTGAAGATGAAACGATGGAAGGTTATTATTTTCAACCTGGTTCAAAAAAGGAAGAATCACAATGGAAGGAAGGAAACTTTAAATACCCAGCCTCGATTTTTAAAAGAGTTCCTGTACCTTCTAACATCGATGAACATTTATATGAAAAGACAAATGGTCGTATTTTTAACTCAAACTTCTTTAATAAGTGGGAAATGTGGGAATGGTTACACCCTGACCCAGTAATCAGGAAGCATCTACCTACGACAAAAGAGGTAAATCGTATCGATGATCTGTATAATATGCTCGATATTTACCCAGCCATTTATTTAAAACCGAAAGAGGGATCAGGTGGAAAAGGGATTATTCAAGTAAAATATGATGGTCAGTTCTACCAAATTTCTTCAAAACAAGAGAAGCATGAGAAAGTCGAAAATTTAGAAGGACATCGCAAAATCAAAAAAATAATGAAAAAGAAAAGTAAATATATGATTCAGCAAGGTGTCCCTTTAACACATGATTCAAGAAATGTTGATTTTCGTCTTTACATGCAAAAAGATGAAACCCAACAATGGAAATGTTCCGGCTTCATTGCTAGGTTTGCTGTCCCAGGTAGCGTAACAACAAATATGAGATATCTTGACTATTTAATGGAAGGAAGCGAAGCCCTTCGCAAGCTTTTTCGACTAGACGAAAAGGAAATTACCGAGTTAGAACAAAAAATAGAAACAATTTGTTTGCGAGCATGTCAGCTTCTTGATAAACAAGGCTGCTTTGGTGATATTGCTATTGACTTTATACTCGACCAAAATCAACATTTGTGGATTTTAGAAATGAACAAACGATATGGATACAAAAGCTTATCTTTAATTGGAAATAGCGAATTTCATAATAAAATCATTAGTAACCCATTTCTTTTCGCATATTCATTAGCGGGATTTAAAGCGGAAAATAAGGAAGCTAGTCATTCCGAGAAGGAAAAGGGTAAACGAGACAATATCGGGCTTAAAGAAAAAGTGTTGAAGTCAAATAAGTAG
- a CDS encoding iron chaperone yields MEVFAEFLAGIQNEEHRKRTDEVLTWVSTKFPQLKPKIAWNQPMFTDHDTFIIGFSVAKQHMAVAPERVAIERFTEKIKEAGYDHTKEIIRIKWKDKVDYSLLEEIIEFNIFDKADCTTFWRK; encoded by the coding sequence ATGGAAGTGTTTGCAGAATTTCTAGCGGGGATTCAAAACGAAGAACATCGAAAACGAACGGATGAAGTGTTGACGTGGGTGTCTACGAAATTCCCGCAGTTAAAACCAAAAATAGCGTGGAACCAGCCGATGTTTACCGACCACGACACGTTTATAATCGGTTTTAGTGTAGCGAAACAACATATGGCTGTTGCTCCAGAAAGGGTGGCGATTGAACGCTTTACCGAAAAAATTAAGGAAGCCGGATATGACCACACGAAAGAGATCATTCGAATCAAATGGAAGGATAAGGTTGATTACTCTTTGCTTGAGGAAATCATTGAATTTAATATTTTCGATAAGGCTGATTGTACGACTTTTTGGCGGAAATAA
- a CDS encoding YheC/YheD family protein, with the protein MGEGIRSDEMRVTIGLLVSRSNKKLRQRIPDLTDLAECSKGGEVVAFSLKGIRKTTNVINGYMYCSKEKNWNRSTFPMPDVIINQISLSHKWERYFTKVVGEKMINNFTFSKWELYEWFSQHNRYHNYLPYTERLDEPNKVLTFLQEKQEAYLKPIFGSYGKGIMKITKREDVYQVKVRSKKKITTFYWNQQELLLYIQKTCKPKTYIIQQVIDLYIRNRPIDFRLITVKKRIGEWENIGLLARKGSEGEVVSNTGLVKAGNSGLQNLLSLPKWKSIELRNKMSQLAIGMAQHMEKYKSEGGNLGNLGFDFAVDKNQNLWLLEMNHRNPRHQMAVDAGMHAMYVQANQLVMDYATSLAQQSSFE; encoded by the coding sequence GTGGGTGAAGGAATTAGAAGCGATGAAATGCGAGTAACGATAGGCTTACTTGTTTCACGTTCAAATAAGAAACTGAGGCAGCGAATTCCCGACCTTACTGATTTAGCTGAGTGTAGTAAAGGTGGAGAAGTCGTTGCTTTTTCTTTAAAAGGGATAAGAAAAACGACGAATGTCATTAACGGATATATGTATTGCTCAAAAGAGAAGAACTGGAACCGATCTACATTTCCAATGCCTGATGTTATCATAAACCAAATTTCTTTATCTCATAAATGGGAACGATATTTTACAAAAGTAGTCGGTGAGAAGATGATAAATAATTTTACATTTAGTAAATGGGAGCTGTATGAATGGTTTTCTCAACATAATCGCTATCACAATTACCTACCGTACACCGAACGACTTGATGAACCGAATAAAGTTCTTACATTTTTGCAAGAAAAACAAGAAGCATACTTGAAGCCGATTTTCGGAAGCTATGGAAAAGGGATTATGAAAATAACAAAACGAGAAGATGTTTATCAAGTGAAGGTTCGCTCGAAAAAGAAAATAACAACATTTTATTGGAATCAACAAGAGCTTCTCCTCTATATTCAAAAAACATGCAAACCGAAGACGTATATTATTCAACAGGTGATTGATTTATATATTAGAAATCGTCCAATTGATTTTCGATTGATTACTGTAAAAAAACGAATAGGAGAATGGGAAAATATCGGCTTGCTTGCTAGAAAAGGAAGTGAAGGGGAGGTTGTGAGCAATACAGGGTTGGTGAAAGCGGGTAATTCTGGACTTCAAAACCTATTGTCTTTACCGAAATGGAAATCAATTGAACTAAGGAACAAAATGAGTCAACTTGCAATAGGGATGGCTCAGCACATGGAAAAATATAAAAGTGAAGGTGGGAATCTAGGAAACTTAGGTTTTGATTTTGCTGTCGACAAAAATCAAAACCTATGGCTGCTTGAAATGAATCATCGCAACCCTCGTCATCAAATGGCTGTTGATGCAGGAATGCATGCAATGTATGTTCAAGCGAATCAATTGGTGATGGATTACGCGACTTCCCTAGCACAACAATCTAGTTTTGAGTAG
- a CDS encoding SCO family protein, translating to MNNSRRHIISVLIVCFFGSLLFYVGTDGFTAFTAETARVNQLMKQQPQFPEVTFEDNSGRMYPFSEFETKYVFITFMYTTCTSVCWQLEMNMAEVYARIPKQFIGNDIVFLSISFDPETDDPATLNQYKNYFKSDGETWRMARIPNQEELDRLLQAFGVIVIPDEYGNFAHNSAFYFVDRKGTLQHVMDFTKPKEAAATVRTILENEKGG from the coding sequence ATGAATAACAGTCGGCGTCACATCATTTCAGTTCTCATTGTTTGCTTCTTTGGAAGTTTGTTGTTTTATGTAGGAACAGACGGGTTTACTGCCTTTACAGCAGAAACGGCGAGAGTCAATCAATTAATGAAACAACAACCACAATTTCCGGAAGTGACATTTGAAGATAATTCAGGGCGAATGTATCCTTTTTCCGAGTTTGAAACCAAATATGTATTTATTACATTTATGTATACAACGTGTACGAGTGTATGCTGGCAATTAGAAATGAATATGGCGGAAGTGTACGCTCGAATCCCTAAACAGTTTATTGGCAATGACATTGTGTTTCTCAGTATTAGTTTCGACCCAGAGACAGATGATCCGGCTACATTAAATCAATACAAAAATTATTTTAAGAGCGATGGAGAAACGTGGAGAATGGCGAGAATACCAAATCAAGAGGAGTTAGATCGGTTGTTACAAGCGTTTGGGGTTATTGTAATCCCAGATGAATATGGGAATTTCGCTCATAATTCAGCGTTTTATTTTGTTGATAGAAAAGGTACATTACAACATGTTATGGATTTTACGAAGCCAAAAGAAGCCGCAGCAACCGTTCGGACAATTCTAGAAAATGAAAAGGGGGGATAG
- a CDS encoding cbb3-type cytochrome c oxidase subunit I, with protein MEAVHTESRHKINEVLGVNVEDAKLAKSYLFVAFIALLLGGFFGLLQGLNRAGLLDLPLWFTYYQALTAHGILLVVIFSGFFMIGYFYSCLSHTLGGLLPKVRKMGWVGFGLSMFGTVLVVIMVLMNEASVLYTFYPPMRANPIFYIGLVFVVLGIWMCCFGAFIQVANWRKRHKGQHLPILAFFSTGAFVLLLGATVFVAVEVLFLILPWSLGWVDTINVMLARTLFWAFGHTAVNIWYLTAVSAWYVVVPKVIGGTLWNDTLTRVVVIALVIMNITGGFHHQIVDPGISDSIKYMHVFMSLAIGFPSLMTAYALFVVMERTGRRKGGKGVFGWLKKLPWGDVRFLAPFIAMLAFIAGGAGGIAQTTFQLNSVVHNTMWVVGHFHLTLGMSVAMTFFGISYWLIPYLSGRVLTPTMNKVGIWQTIVWSVAMIIMSFAMHAAGLFGSPRRTSFTTYGDHAAALGWDPYMMAIGIGAVLLLISVVIQVYAVIHLMFFAPIGKTEFPIAEKEPGDKSGYWTERWGVWVVLMMIVVAMAYVVPIVDMIVNAPPGSPPFRTW; from the coding sequence GTGGAAGCAGTTCATACAGAAAGTAGACATAAAATCAATGAAGTGTTAGGTGTCAATGTGGAAGATGCGAAGTTAGCGAAATCCTATTTATTTGTAGCTTTTATTGCGTTGCTTTTGGGTGGTTTTTTTGGCTTGCTTCAAGGATTAAATCGTGCGGGTTTGCTTGATTTGCCACTATGGTTTACTTATTATCAAGCATTAACGGCACATGGCATCTTATTAGTCGTTATCTTTTCGGGATTTTTTATGATTGGTTATTTTTATTCGTGTCTTTCTCACACCCTCGGAGGACTTCTTCCTAAAGTAAGGAAGATGGGGTGGGTCGGTTTTGGCTTAAGTATGTTTGGTACGGTATTAGTCGTAATTATGGTGCTCATGAACGAAGCGTCTGTATTGTACACATTTTATCCACCGATGAGGGCGAATCCGATTTTTTATATAGGATTAGTTTTTGTCGTATTAGGAATATGGATGTGTTGTTTTGGCGCATTTATTCAAGTTGCGAATTGGAGAAAACGCCATAAAGGTCAGCACCTTCCCATCTTAGCTTTCTTTAGTACTGGCGCTTTCGTATTGCTATTAGGGGCAACGGTGTTTGTTGCAGTTGAAGTTCTGTTTCTTATTCTTCCGTGGTCCCTTGGTTGGGTGGATACTATTAATGTGATGCTCGCACGGACATTGTTTTGGGCATTTGGGCATACTGCGGTCAATATTTGGTATTTAACAGCTGTTTCTGCCTGGTATGTCGTTGTTCCGAAAGTGATTGGTGGGACGCTTTGGAATGACACGTTAACCCGTGTCGTCGTGATCGCTTTAGTCATTATGAACATTACAGGTGGATTCCATCATCAAATTGTTGACCCTGGTATTTCAGATTCTATTAAATATATGCATGTATTTATGAGTTTAGCGATCGGTTTTCCTTCGTTAATGACGGCTTATGCTTTATTTGTTGTAATGGAGCGAACGGGTAGAAGAAAAGGAGGAAAAGGGGTATTTGGTTGGCTTAAAAAATTGCCATGGGGTGACGTTCGCTTCTTAGCGCCATTCATTGCCATGCTTGCCTTTATTGCAGGAGGAGCGGGTGGCATCGCTCAAACTACATTTCAATTAAATTCGGTTGTTCACAATACAATGTGGGTAGTCGGGCATTTTCACCTTACTCTTGGTATGTCAGTAGCGATGACATTCTTTGGCATTAGCTATTGGTTAATCCCTTATTTATCAGGTAGAGTCTTAACCCCTACGATGAATAAAGTTGGGATATGGCAAACGATTGTCTGGTCAGTTGCTATGATAATAATGTCATTTGCGATGCATGCAGCAGGATTATTCGGCTCTCCGCGAAGAACATCATTTACAACATATGGCGATCATGCCGCAGCACTTGGCTGGGATCCTTATATGATGGCGATTGGAATTGGTGCCGTGCTGCTATTAATTAGTGTTGTTATCCAAGTGTATGCGGTCATCCATTTGATGTTTTTTGCGCCGATTGGAAAAACAGAATTTCCGATTGCAGAAAAAGAGCCTGGTGACAAATCAGGATATTGGACAGAACGATGGGGTGTTTGGGTTGTCCTTATGATGATTGTTGTTGCGATGGCGTACGTTGTCCCGATCGTGGATATGATCGTGAATGCACCACCTGGATCGCCACCATTTAGAACATGGTAA
- a CDS encoding ABC transporter ATP-binding protein, which translates to MIEVHELTRDYIVKKKGKKEVKQALKGVSFHVNEGEIFGLLGPNGAGKTTTIKVLTSLLTPTSGTVTILDHDVRKDGDEIRKHINFMFGGDKGIYGRLTAWEYLKYFACLYKVSRKEQNERIANLLELVELTHKKDDKLYTFSKGMTQRIHIARSLINNPKLLFLDEPTIGLDPVVAESMRELILGLSKKQISIILTTHYMKEADELCDRIGIINEGEIKKIGSPKQLKECFSHLRIFETSLKLSDKNSLNDHSVFTNIKQKHIQDNVYILRFEVHSLVSFEQVQQLLSDIGEVLTLDQKEITLEDAYIHIIKGEES; encoded by the coding sequence GTGATAGAGGTTCATGAACTGACACGTGATTATATCGTTAAAAAGAAAGGGAAGAAAGAAGTTAAGCAAGCGTTAAAAGGTGTTTCTTTCCATGTTAATGAAGGTGAAATCTTTGGGCTGTTAGGTCCAAACGGTGCTGGGAAAACAACAACGATTAAAGTCCTTACCTCGTTATTAACCCCAACATCTGGGACAGTCACGATTTTAGACCATGATGTAAGGAAGGACGGGGATGAAATTCGAAAACATATTAATTTTATGTTTGGAGGAGATAAAGGGATCTATGGCCGTCTAACAGCGTGGGAGTATTTAAAATACTTTGCATGTTTATATAAAGTGTCTAGAAAAGAACAAAATGAACGAATTGCAAATTTATTGGAGCTTGTGGAGTTAACGCATAAAAAGGATGATAAATTATATACCTTTTCTAAAGGGATGACACAACGGATACATATTGCCCGCTCTCTTATTAATAATCCTAAACTACTATTTTTAGATGAACCAACGATTGGATTGGACCCAGTTGTTGCTGAAAGTATGAGAGAATTAATATTAGGCTTATCCAAAAAGCAGATTTCGATTATTTTAACAACGCATTATATGAAAGAAGCTGATGAGCTTTGCGATCGAATTGGGATTATTAATGAAGGAGAAATCAAAAAGATAGGTAGTCCAAAACAATTGAAAGAATGCTTTTCACACTTGCGCATTTTTGAGACATCTTTGAAGCTCTCCGATAAAAACTCCCTAAATGACCATTCTGTTTTTACTAATATCAAACAAAAACATATTCAAGACAATGTGTATATTCTTCGGTTTGAAGTGCACTCACTTGTTTCATTTGAGCAAGTGCAACAACTGCTATCAGATATAGGTGAGGTTCTCACATTAGATCAAAAGGAAATCACTCTCGAAGATGCGTATATTCATATTATAAAAGGTGAGGAATCATGA
- the thrS gene encoding threonine--tRNA ligase has product MCKQEEADKINHRKLGQELELFTSMEEAPGMPFFLPKGMIIRNELENFWRSKHQKAGYKEIKTPIMMKQQLWEQSGHWDHYKDNMYFSTVDQQNYAIKPMSCPGAILIFNSKRRSYRELPIRFAELGLVHRHELSGSLNGLLRVRSFTQDDAHLFVTMDQIESEIGNVLELIDEIYSHFGFEYKVELSTRPEAYMGDKAIWDLSELALESVLKNKGIPFQINAGDGAFYGPKIDFHILDSLGRSWQCGTIQLDFQMPQQFDCYYVDKENERQRPVMIHRAIYGSVERFMAILIEHFAGDFPLWLAPVQASIITISDAHIHYANEVKSQLELAGYRVEVDDRAEKLGLKIREAEKQKIPYTLVIGDHEMNEQTVALRKRKKGNIGVMNLEQVINHFNNE; this is encoded by the coding sequence ATGTGTAAACAAGAAGAAGCAGACAAAATCAATCATCGTAAACTAGGGCAAGAGTTAGAACTATTTACTTCAATGGAAGAAGCACCAGGGATGCCTTTTTTCTTACCAAAAGGCATGATTATTCGAAATGAATTAGAAAACTTTTGGAGGAGTAAACATCAAAAAGCCGGGTACAAAGAAATCAAAACACCAATTATGATGAAACAACAATTGTGGGAGCAGTCTGGACATTGGGACCATTACAAAGACAATATGTATTTTTCAACTGTTGACCAACAAAACTACGCGATAAAACCAATGAGCTGTCCTGGCGCTATTTTAATTTTTAACAGTAAACGAAGAAGCTATCGTGAGCTTCCAATTCGATTTGCTGAACTAGGATTAGTCCATAGGCACGAGCTTTCAGGGTCTTTAAATGGCTTACTTCGAGTTCGTTCATTCACTCAAGATGATGCTCATTTATTTGTAACAATGGACCAAATCGAATCAGAAATCGGGAACGTGCTTGAATTGATTGATGAAATCTACTCTCATTTTGGCTTTGAATATAAAGTCGAACTATCAACAAGACCTGAAGCCTATATGGGCGATAAAGCCATTTGGGATCTTTCAGAACTTGCTTTGGAATCTGTTTTAAAAAACAAAGGCATTCCTTTTCAAATCAATGCTGGAGACGGAGCCTTTTATGGTCCGAAAATCGACTTTCACATATTGGATTCTCTCGGAAGAAGCTGGCAATGTGGTACAATTCAGCTTGATTTTCAAATGCCACAACAATTTGATTGCTATTATGTCGACAAAGAAAATGAACGTCAACGTCCCGTTATGATTCATCGTGCAATTTATGGTTCTGTCGAGCGGTTTATGGCAATATTAATTGAACACTTCGCTGGCGATTTCCCGCTATGGTTAGCCCCAGTTCAAGCGAGTATAATTACAATTTCTGATGCCCACATTCATTACGCAAATGAAGTGAAATCACAATTAGAATTGGCCGGGTATCGTGTAGAAGTTGACGATAGAGCAGAGAAACTTGGATTAAAAATTCGAGAAGCAGAAAAGCAGAAGATCCCTTATACACTTGTTATTGGTGATCATGAGATGAACGAACAAACTGTCGCGTTACGGAAAAGGAAAAAAGGAAACATAGGGGTCATGAATCTCGAACAAGTCATTAATCATTTTAACAATGAATGA
- a CDS encoding glycoside hydrolase family 5 protein: MNNGFKKILAITLSLLFVSSILFVSGTSTANANSGFYVSGTKLYDANGNPFVMRGINHGHAWYKDQATTAIEGIANTGANTVRIVLSDGGQWTKDDIHTVRNLISLAEDNNLVAVLEVHDATGYDSIASLNRAVDYWIEMRSALIGKEDTVIINIANEWFGSWEGAAWADGYKQAIPRLRNAGLNHTLMIDAAGWGQFPQSIHDYGREVFNADPERNTMFSIHMYEYAGGNASQVRTNIDRVLNQDLALVIGEFGHRHTNGDVDESTIMSYSEQRGVGWLAWSWKGNGPEWEYLDLSNDWAGNNLTAWGNTIVNGPYGLRETSKLSTVFTGGGSDGRTSPTTLFDFEGSTQGWTGSSLSGGPWTVTEWSSKGNHSLKADIQMSSNSQHYLHVIQNTSLQQNSRIQATVKHANWGNVGNGMTARLYVKTGHGFTWYSGSFVPINSSSGTTLSLDLSNVQNLSQVREMGVQFQSASNSSGQTSIYIDNVIVE, from the coding sequence TTGAATAATGGTTTTAAAAAGATATTGGCCATAACATTATCATTACTATTCGTTAGCTCTATTTTGTTCGTTTCAGGAACTTCTACAGCTAATGCAAATTCGGGTTTTTATGTAAGCGGTACCAAACTTTACGATGCTAACGGGAACCCATTTGTAATGAGAGGGATTAACCATGGGCACGCATGGTATAAAGACCAGGCAACTACTGCAATTGAAGGGATTGCAAATACTGGTGCTAATACGGTTCGGATTGTGTTATCTGATGGTGGACAATGGACAAAAGATGATATCCACACAGTAAGAAACCTTATCTCTTTAGCGGAAGATAATAATTTGGTTGCTGTTCTTGAAGTTCATGATGCTACCGGTTATGACTCCATTGCTTCACTCAATCGTGCTGTTGATTATTGGATTGAAATGAGAAGTGCTTTAATAGGGAAGGAAGATACTGTCATAATTAATATTGCGAATGAATGGTTTGGTTCGTGGGAAGGGGCTGCTTGGGCTGACGGATATAAACAAGCAATCCCACGATTGCGCAATGCCGGTCTAAACCATACTTTGATGATAGATGCTGCGGGGTGGGGACAATTTCCACAATCGATTCATGATTATGGAAGAGAAGTTTTTAATGCTGACCCTGAACGAAATACAATGTTTTCGATTCATATGTATGAATATGCAGGGGGAAATGCATCGCAAGTTCGTACTAATATTGACCGAGTTCTTAATCAGGACCTTGCATTAGTCATTGGAGAATTTGGGCACCGTCATACAAATGGTGACGTAGATGAATCAACGATTATGAGCTATTCTGAACAAAGAGGAGTTGGGTGGTTGGCGTGGTCATGGAAAGGGAATGGACCAGAATGGGAATATTTAGACCTTTCGAACGATTGGGCGGGTAATAACCTTACAGCTTGGGGAAATACAATAGTAAATGGTCCATATGGTTTAAGAGAAACTTCGAAATTAAGCACCGTTTTTACAGGTGGAGGATCTGATGGACGAACTTCTCCGACAACCCTTTTTGATTTTGAAGGTAGTACTCAAGGATGGACAGGAAGTAGCTTGAGCGGAGGTCCTTGGACTGTGACAGAGTGGTCTTCTAAAGGAAATCATTCTTTAAAAGCAGATATACAAATGTCGTCAAATTCACAACATTACTTACATGTTATTCAAAATACGTCTTTACAGCAGAATAGTAGGATACAAGCTACTGTTAAACACGCAAATTGGGGAAATGTTGGTAATGGAATGACTGCGCGTCTTTATGTGAAAACAGGTCATGGTTTTACTTGGTACTCTGGAAGCTTTGTGCCGATTAACAGTTCATCTGGGACAACATTATCTTTAGATTTATCAAATGTCCAAAATCTTTCCCAAGTGAGGGAAATGGGTGTTCAGTTTCAATCGGCAAGTAATAGCAGTGGACAAACATCGATTTATATTGATAATGTGATAGTGGAATAG
- a CDS encoding NUDIX hydrolase has translation MEKWRTITSDYLHKSPFGNIRRDCCELPNGIVIEEYYVNEYSDWVNAVVVTKENELLLVEQYRHAGEDFFLEVPAGKKEQGESFEEAVVREVKEETGYISLEKPIFLGEFMVNPATQTNKIRTYLIVDAFKSFEQDLDDTEEIKISLYDFHHFGKQITTGEIKTQLFTVSAYYLAKNYIAENKDR, from the coding sequence ATGGAAAAATGGAGAACGATCACATCTGACTATCTACATAAAAGTCCATTTGGGAATATTCGACGGGATTGCTGTGAGCTTCCGAACGGAATTGTCATTGAGGAATACTATGTAAATGAATATTCAGATTGGGTAAATGCGGTTGTCGTTACAAAGGAAAACGAATTGCTATTGGTCGAACAATATCGTCATGCTGGAGAAGATTTCTTCCTGGAAGTCCCAGCTGGAAAAAAGGAACAAGGTGAATCATTTGAAGAAGCGGTCGTTAGAGAAGTAAAGGAAGAAACAGGGTATATCTCTTTAGAAAAACCGATATTCCTTGGTGAATTTATGGTGAATCCAGCGACGCAAACGAACAAAATTAGAACGTACTTAATTGTCGATGCGTTCAAATCCTTTGAACAAGACTTAGATGACACAGAGGAGATAAAGATATCATTGTATGATTTTCATCACTTTGGCAAGCAAATAACAACGGGGGAAATCAAGACACAGCTTTTTACTGTCAGTGCTTATTATTTGGCGAAAAATTACATAGCAGAAAATAAAGATAGATAA